A part of Acidimicrobiales bacterium genomic DNA contains:
- a CDS encoding branched-chain amino acid transaminase: MPIEATQKIWMDGGLVDWADARVHVLTHTLHYGSGVFEGIRAYATDRGPAVFRLTDHIQRLHDSAKVIHIDIPWSVEELVEAVKETIRVNQVESCYIRPIAFLGYGEMGLNPLPCKVETAIAVWPWGTYLGEEGLRHGVRMKVSSWQRHDPNAMPPAAKVTGNYVNSSMAKVEALRAGYDEAILLNPQGYVSECTGENLFVVKKGRIITPPVSAGALEGITRDSVMVIARDHGYELVEDNLLRTDLYLADEAFLSGTAAEVVPIRAVDDREIGDPGPITRHIQETYFAAVRGTVDRYKEWLEHVDD; encoded by the coding sequence ATGCCGATCGAGGCGACGCAGAAGATCTGGATGGACGGCGGGCTCGTCGACTGGGCCGACGCCCGGGTGCACGTGCTCACGCACACGCTCCACTACGGCAGCGGCGTGTTCGAGGGCATCCGCGCCTACGCGACCGACCGGGGCCCGGCCGTGTTCCGCCTCACCGACCACATCCAGCGCCTCCACGACTCGGCCAAGGTCATCCACATCGACATCCCCTGGTCGGTCGAGGAGCTGGTCGAGGCGGTCAAGGAGACGATCCGGGTCAACCAGGTCGAGTCCTGCTACATCCGGCCGATCGCCTTCCTCGGCTACGGCGAGATGGGCCTCAACCCGCTCCCGTGCAAGGTCGAGACCGCCATCGCGGTGTGGCCCTGGGGCACGTACCTCGGCGAGGAGGGCCTGCGCCACGGCGTGCGCATGAAGGTGAGCTCGTGGCAGCGCCACGACCCCAACGCCATGCCCCCCGCGGCCAAGGTCACCGGCAACTACGTGAACTCGTCGATGGCCAAGGTGGAGGCGCTGCGGGCCGGGTACGACGAGGCGATCCTCCTCAACCCGCAGGGCTACGTGTCGGAGTGCACCGGCGAGAACCTGTTCGTGGTGAAGAAGGGCCGGATCATCACCCCACCGGTGAGCGCCGGCGCCCTCGAGGGCATCACCCGTGACAGCGTGATGGTGATCGCGCGCGACCACGGCTACGAGCTGGTCGAGGACAACCTGCTCCGCACCGACCTGTACCTGGCCGACGAGGCCTTCCTCTCCGGGACGGCCGCCGAGGTGGTCCCGATCCGGGCGGTCGACGACCGCGAGATCGGCGACCCCGGCCCCATCACCCGCCACATCCAGGAGACGTACTTCGCGGCCGTTCGGGGCACCGTCGACCGCTACAAGGAGTGGCTCGAACATGTCGACGACTGA